The following proteins come from a genomic window of Trifolium pratense cultivar HEN17-A07 linkage group LG4, ARS_RC_1.1, whole genome shotgun sequence:
- the LOC123921459 gene encoding cytochrome P450 71D10-like, with amino-acid sequence MVLHNPFSNITLMASFLFILVLFRIVKRWRCNNSTINLPPGPWTLPFIGNIHQVISSSLPHHCFKDLADKYGPLMHLKLGEVSYIIVSSPEMAKEIMKTNDLTFCDRPNLFLSTILSYNATDIAFSTYGEYWRQLRKLCVIELLSVKRVQSFRYVREEEVLNLVKSISASEGSVVNLTQKIFSTTYGITARTAFGKRNIHQEAFKLAMEEALSLLGGVCIVDLYPSIKILRRVSRAKTKLEKAQRALDMILQDIIDDHKRSRREESKDEDLVDVLLNIQQENYHSQHPLTDDNLKAVIQDLFTGGGETSPGAVLWGMSEMVKNPKVMEEAHAEVRRVFDGKGFVDETELHQLIYLKSVIKETMRLHPTLPLLVPRESRERCQINGYEIPAKTRVMVNAWAIGRDPKYWVEAESFKPERFVNSPIDFKGTNFEYIPFGAGRRICPGIEFAISIVELPLAQLLYHFDWKLPNGMKNEELDMTESFGITVGRKQDLCLIPITRRT; translated from the exons ATGGTGCTTCACAACCCTTTTTCCAATATCACCTTAATGGCCTCCTTTCTCTTCATCTTGGTGTTATTCAGAATAGTTAAAAGATGGAGGTGTAACAATTCCACCATCAATTTACCACCAGGACCATGGACACTACCCTTCATAGGAAACATACATCAGGTAATCAGTAGCTCATTGCCTCATCACTGCTTCAAAGATTTGGCAGATAAATATGGACCCTTAATGCACCTAAAACTAGGAGAGGTATCATACATAATAGTTAGTTCACCAGAAATGGCCAAAGAGATTATGAAAACAAATGACCTTACCTTTTGTGATAGGCCAAACCTTTTTTTGTCCACAATACTTAGTTACAATGCTACTGATATTGCCTTCTCTACATACGGAGAATATTGGAGGCAACTACGAAAGTTATGTGTTATAGAGCTATTAAGTGTGAAGCGTGTTCAATCATTTAGGTATGTAAGAGAAGAAGAAGTTTTGAATCTTGTTAAATCAATATCTGCAAGTGAAGGATCAGTTGTTAATCTCACTCAAAAGATTTTTTCAACGACATATGGGATAACAGCGCGGACAGCTTTTGGTAAAAGGAATATACATCAAGAAGCGTTCAAATTAGCAATGGAGGAAGCTTTGAGCCTGTTGGGAGGAGTTTGTATTGTTGATTTGTATCCTTCTATTAAAATACTTCGAAGGGTGAGTAGGGCGAAGACCAAACTTGAAAAGGCTCAAAGAGCTCTGGATATGATATTGCAAGACATCATCGATGATCATAAAAGAAGTCGTAGAGAAGAAAGCAAGGATGAAGATCTAGTTGATGTTCTTCTTAATATTCAACAAGAAAATTATCACTCACAGCATCCCTTGACCGATGATAATTTGAAAGCAGTCATCCAG GACTTGTTCACTGGTGGTGGCGAAACATCGCCAGGGGCTGTATTATGGGGAATGTCTGAGATGGTAAAAAACCCAAAAGTGATGGAAGAAGCACATGCTGAGGTAAGAAGAGTTTTTGATGGAAAGGGTTTTGTGGACGAGACAGAATTACACCAATTGATATACTTAAAGTCTGTCATCAAAGAAACTATGAGGCTACATCCTACCCTACCACTGTTAGTTCCAAGAGAAAGTAGAGAGAGATGCCAAATCAATGGATATGAGATCCCAGCAAAGACTAGGGTCATGGTTAACGCTTGGGCTATTGGAAGAGATCCAAAGTATTGGGTTGAAGCTGAGAGTTTTAAACCTGAAAGGTTTGTAAATAGCCCTATTGATTTCAAAGGCACAAACTTTGAATATATACCATTTGGTGCGGGAAGGAGGATCTGTCCTGGCATTGAATTTGCCATATCCATCGTTGAACTACCTCTTGCTCAGTTACTTTACCACTTTGATTGGAAACTTCCCAATggaatgaagaatgaagaacTTGATATGACTGAGTCATTTGGGATTACTGTAGGAAGAAAACAGGATCTATGTTTGATTCCAATTACTCGTCGTACTTAA
- the LOC123921458 gene encoding cytochrome P450 71D10-like isoform X1, whose translation MDQATIIEFHKTFSKTTFMAFFIFLLVLLKIVKKRSNNSSNVNLPPGPWTLPFIGNMHQIIMSSSWPHHCFKKLAEKYGPLMHLKLGEVSFLIVTSPTMAKEVMKTHDLRFCDRPNLLLSTIWSYNNTDIIFSPYGEYWRQLRKICVIELLSEKRVQSFRSIREEEGSILVKSISSSEGSIVNLNHKISSMISGITTRAAFGKKSIHQQVFKSKMSEVIALSGGFCIVDLYPSIKMLQRVSSAKTKMEKIQRELDMILQDIINDHKSNHREESKDEDLVDVLLKIQQENDPSQHPLTDDGIKSVILDIYAAGTETSSEVILWAMSEMVKNPKVMEVAQSEVRRVFDKKGYVDETELHQLIYLKSVIKETLRLHPVVPLLLPRECRERCQINGYDIPVKTRVAVNVWAIGRDQRYWVEAESFKPERFVNSEFNFKGTNFEYIPFGAGRRICPGITFGLPNVELPLAQLLYHFDWKLPNKMKNEELDMTESFGATLRRKHDLCLIPFTRHL comes from the exons ATGGATCAAGCTACCATAATAGAGTTTCACAAAACCTTTTCGAAAACCACCTTCATGGCCTTCTTTATCTTCCTATTGGTGCTACtcaaaatagttaaaaaaaggAGTAATAATAGTTCCAATGTCAATTTACCACCAGGACCATGGACATTGCCTTTCATAGGAAACATGCATCAGATTATTATGAGCAGTTCATGGCCCCATCACTGCTTCAAAAAATTGGCAGAGAAATATGGACCCTTAATGCACCTAAAATTAGGAGAAGTATCATTCCTAATAGTTACTTCACCAACAATGGCAAAAGAGGTTATGAAAACACATGACCTCCGTTTTTGTGATAGGCCAAACCTTCTTTTGTCCACAATATGGAGTTACAACAATACTGATATTATATTCTCTCCATATGGAGAATATTGGAGGCAATTACGAAAGATATGCGTTATAGAGCTGTTAAGTGAAAAACGTGTCCAATCATTTAGGTCCATAAGAGAAGAAGAGGGTTCAATACTAGTTAAATCAATTTCTTCAAGTGAAGGATCAATTGTTAATCTCAATCATAAGATTTCCTCAATGATAAGTGGGATAACAACGCGAGCAGCTTTTGGGAAAAAGAGCATACATCAACAAGTGTTTAAATCAAAAATGAGTGAAGTAATAGCCCTATCGGGAGGATTTTGTATTGTTGATTTGTATCCTTCTATTAAAATGCTTCAAAGGGTGAGTTCGGCGAAGactaaaatggaaaaaattcaaagagaGCTTGATATGATATTGCAAGACATCATCAATGATCACAAAAGTAATCATAGAGAAGAAAGCAAGGATGAAGATCTAGTTGATGTTCTTCTCAAAATTCAACAAGAAAATGATCCCTCACAACATCCCTTGACTGATGATGGTATTAAATCAGTCATTCTG GACATATATGCTGCTGGTACTGAAACATCGTCAGAGGTTATATTATGGGCGATGTCTGAGATGGTAAAGAACCCAAAAGTAATGGAAGTAGCACAATCTGAGGTAAGaagagtgtttgataaaaagGGGTATGTGGATGAGACAGAGTTGCACCAATTGATATACTTAAAGTCTGTCATCAAAGAGACGCTGAGATTGCATCCTGTTGTACCATTGTTGCTTCCGAGAGAATGTAGGGAGCGATGCCAAATCAATGGGTACGATATTCCGGTCAAGACAAGGGTTGCTGTCAATGTTTGGGCGATTGGACGAGATCAAAGGTATTGGGTTGAAGCTGAGAGTTTTAAACCCGAGAGATTTGTTAACAGCGAATTTAATTTTAAAGGTACAAACTTTGAATACATACCATTTGGTGCTGGAAGGAGGATATGTCCTGGCATTACATTTGGCTTACCCAACGTTGAATTGCCTCTTGCTCAGTTACTTTACCACTTTGATTGGAAGCTTCCCAATAAAATGAAGAATGAAGAACTAGATATGACAGAGTCATTTGGGGCTACATTACGAAGAAAACATGACCTATGCTTGATTCCTTTTACTCGTCATCTTTGA
- the LOC123921461 gene encoding cytochrome P450 71D10-like yields MEIHNNFSFIITFISSFLFLLVLFKIVTRWSDINLPPGPWKLPFIGNIHQIISSSLPHRRFQNLAKKYGPLMHLKLGEVSYLIVSSPEMAKEIMKTHDINFCDRPNLLLSTLWSYNATDIVFGTYGEHWRQLKKICVVELLSEKRVQSFRSIRKEEVSNLVKSIFESEGSVVNFTQKIISLTNGITARAAFGKRNRHEKVFISAMEEILRLFGGFCIADLYPSIKMLQMLSLSKNQLVKLQREFDIIMQDIIDDHKCSHKEAGKEDDLVDVLLEIQRENDRSQHVLTDENIKSIIQDMFAAGTEPSSQVVLWGMSEMVKNPKVMEEAQAEVRRVFDKKGHVDETEMHQLIYLKNVVKETLRLHPTAPLLVPRESRETCQINGYVIPAKTRVLVNAWAIGRDPRYWDDAESFKPERFFNSPIDFKGTDFEYIPFGAGRRMCPGIAFGLPNVDLPLAQLLYYFDWKLPNKMKNEELDMTELFGLGVGRKHDLCLIPITRRP; encoded by the exons ATGGAAATTcacaataatttttcttttattattaccTTCATTTCCTCCTTTCTCTTCCTTTTGGTGCTATTCAAAATAGTTACAAGATGGAGTGATATCAATTTACCACCAGGACCATGGAAATTGCCCTTCATAGGAAACATACACCAGATTATCAGCAGCTCACTGCCTCATCGCCGCTTCCAAAATCTGGCCAAGAAATATGGACCTTTAATGCACCTAAAATTAGGAGAGGTATCATACTTAATAGTTAGTTCACCAGAAATGGCGAAAGAGATTATGAAAACACATGATATCAACTTTTGTGATAGGCCAAACCTTCTTTTGTCAACACTATGGAGTTACAATGCTACGGATATAGTCTTCGGTACATACGGAGAACACTGGAGACAACTCAAAAAGATATGCGTTGTTGAGCTATTAAGTGAAAAACGCGTTCAATCATTTAGGTCCATAAGAAAAGAAGAGGTGTCGAATCTTGTTAAATCAATATTTGAAAGTGAAGGTTCTGTTGTTAATTTCACTCAAAAGATTATCTCATTGACAAATGGGATTACAGCGCGTGCAGCTTTTGGAAAAAGGAATAGACATGAAAAAGTGTTCATATCAGCAATGGAGGAAATATTAAGACTATTTGGAGGATTTTGTATTGCAGATTTGTATCCGTCTATTAAAATGCTTCAAATGTTGAGTTTGTCGAAGAACCAACTTGTAAAACTTCAAAGAGAGTTTGATATCATAATGCAAGACATTATTGATGACCACAAATGCAGTCACAAGGAAGCAGGCAAGGAAGATGATCTAGTAGATGTTCTTCTCGAGATTCAACGAGAAAATGATCGCTCACAACATGTCTTGACCgatgaaaatataaaatcaatcaTCCAG GACATGTTCGCTGCTGGTACAGAACCATCGTCACAGGTTGTGCTATGGGGGATGTCTGAGATGGTAAAGAATCCAAAGGTAATGGAAGAAGCACAAGCCGAGGTAAGACGAGTGTTTGATAAAAAGGGGCATGTAGATGAGACAGAGATGCACCAATTGATATACTTAAAGAATGTCGTCAAAGAAACACTGAGGTTGCATCCTACTGCGCCGTTGTTAGTTCCAAGAGAAAGTAGGGAGACATGCCAAATCAATGGTTATGTTATCCCAGCTAAGACAAGGGTCTTGGTCAATGCTTGGGCTATTGGAAGAGATCCAAGGTATTGGGATGATGCTGAGAGTTTTAAACCCGAGAGGTTTTTTAATAGTCCGATTGATTTTAAAGGCACGGACTTTGAATACATACCATTTGGTGCGGGAAGGAGGATGTGTCCAGGCATTGCATTTGGCTTGCCTAACGTTGATCTGCCTCTTGCTCAGTTACTTTACTACTTCGATTGGAAGCTTCCCAATAaaatgaagaatgaagaattaGATATGACGGAGCTATTTGGACTTGGTGTAGGAAGAAAACATGACCTATGCTTAATTCCTATTACTCGTCGTCCTTAA